The segment CATCCCCAAAGACAAACGCAGAAATTGCTACGTGGGAGGTATTGCTAAGAAAGGACCGCACGGCTTCCAGTCAACCGAACCCGCCTATCCGCCCTTCCGTTTTGTGAATGCTTTAAACGTGGCCTGCCCGCCCAAGGGTAAAGGCAAGCCTTTGCAGCATGCCACTGTTTCCAAAGAACAGATTGTGGCCTGGAACCCGGAAATCCTCTTTGTAGATATTTCCACCTCACAGCTGGGAGAAAATGCAGGAGCCATCCATGAAATCAAGACCGACCCGGCTTACCAGTCCCTTGATGCGGTAACTTCAGACAAGGTTTACACTGTACTGCCCTACAACTGGTATTCCCGAAACTACGGCTCCATCATTGCAGATGCCTACTATGTAGGTAAGGTGCTCTACCCGGAAAGGTTCGAAGATATCGATCCTGCCGCTGAGGCTGACGATATCTACAACTTCATGGTTGGCGCGCCGGTTTTAGCGACCATGACCAAAGCCTTCAGCGTAAAAGGTTTTGAAAAGCTGGAGCTGAACTAGGCCATGCATTTTGACGACGGGCAGATACCCGCTGAATATTCACGGCATATCAGGCAGAAGACGTTCTTTATCGCCGCAGGGCTGCTGTTGGCCGGAGCCATGCTGGTTACCTCCATCGGCATGGGGCCGGTCTCTATCTCCGCCCCTGAAGCCCTGCTGACCCTGCTGGGAGATACTGTTTCCAAACGGTTCGACCTGATCATCTGGAACATCAGGCTTCCGCAAGCCCTGACAGCTCTTGCGGCCGGGGCCGGGCTATCCGTGGCCGGGGCAGTCATGCAGGCTATCCTGCGCAATCCGCTGGGTTCACCTTTTACGCTGGGCATTTCCCATGCTGCCGCCTTCGGGGCCGCTGTATCGGTCATGCTGCTGGACCTCGGCACCATGGCCAGCTCCAATGTAGGGGCGGTGACTATCAACTCCCCTTACCTGACCACCATGGTTGCCTTCGGATTCAGCCTCGTCGCCACCTTCGCTATTATCGCGATTTCGCGCACCCGGCGGGCCACGCCGGAGGTTATGGTCCTGACCGGGGTAGCCCTTGGCGCGCTTTTCACTGCGGGAACCATGTTCCTGCAATATTTCGCCGATGATGTGCAGCTGGCGGCTATGGTCTTCTGGACCTTCGGGGACGTGGCCCGCGCAACATGGACCGAACTGGGAATAATCAGCGCGGTGACAGTCATCGCCTACATCTGGTTCACCGCCAACCGCTGGAATTTCAATGCCATTGAAGCCGGAGACGAAACAGCCAAAGGGTTAGGCGTCAAAGTTGAAAGGGTCCGCTTAACCGGGATGCTGCTGGCCTCACTGGTTACGGCGGTCATTGTTTCATTTCTCGGCATTATCGGATTTGTGGGGCTGGTCTGTCCGCACATGGTCCGGCGCATAATCGGGGATGATTACCGCTTCCTGCTCCCGGCCTCCTGCATTGTAGGGGCAGTGTTGCTGCTTGCTGCGGACACTGCGGCGAGGCTCATGCTGGCACCCAACGTACTGCCCGTCTCGGTACTGACTGCGTTTCTCGGTGCCCCGGTTTTCATCTGGCTGATCATCAGGGGGAGCAAATGAACATCAAGGTAAACGGTATAAATTTCAGCTACAACAACACCCCCGTTCTTGAAGGGGTCGATTTTCAAGTAGAGCAAGGCGAACTGCTGGCAATCCTCGGCCCCAACGGAGCAGGCAAAACAACCCTGCTCAAGTGCATGAACGCTATCCACAGGCCGGAAGGCGGATCGGTACTGGTCAAGGACAAGGATGTATTTAAGCTCGCTTCAGACGACATCGCCCGTTTGATAGGCTATGTGCCGCAACGGGTGGAGCCTGCCCGCTTAACAGTCTTTGATGCCGTGCTCATGGGCCGCAAACCGCACATCAAGTGGCGGGTCCGCGACCATGATATTTGTATTGTAGATGCGGCCCTGAAACGGCTTTCCCTGAACCATCTTTCCCTGCGCTACATCGATCTGCTCAGCGGCGGGGAACTTCAAAAAGTCAGCATCGCCCGCGCCCTTGTGCAGGAACCGGAAGTGCTTTTGCTGGACGAACCGACCAGCTCCCTTGATCTCAAAAACCAGCTGGAAATCCTGCGTACAGTCCGTGCAGTAGTCAAAGGACATAAAGTTTCAGCGATCATGACCATGCATGACCTGAACACGGCTCTGCGTTATGCGGACAAGTTCATCTTTCTCAAGAACGGCACGGTTTGCGGTTGCGGCGGTAAGGACTCTGTCAGCCCGGAAATAATCGAGCAGGTTTACGGCGTGGAAGTGGAAATCGAAATGCGCAAGGGCTGTCCGGTTATTCATCCAGTGGAAGACCTTGAAGCACTGGATTACGAGCACGAACACTCTCATGGGCACATCCACACTCATCAGACTGCACAATAAAAATTAAAACTAATAAAAGGTTTTGGGATTCTTAAACCCTTTTGCAAAAGGGTTTAAGCCCTCGGAGAGCCGCCGGAGGCATACAATGACTACTTATTTTTCTAAAGACCAAATAAAACGCACCATTGAATTTCACGGTCACCAGTGCCCCGGCCTTGCCATCGGCATCCGTGCGGCAGAACTCTGCTTGCGTGAACTGGGACACCATGATGATTCCCCCATTGTCGCCATCTGCGAAACAGACATGTGCGGAGTGGACGCCATCCAGTTCCTGACCGGATGTTCCGTGGGTAAAGGCAACCTCATCCTTAAAGATCACGGTAAAATGGCCTTTACTTTTTACCGCCGCAAAGACGGCAAGGGAATCCGGGCCATGCTTAATCCTGATTTTATCGGAGAATTGCGGGCAGACATGGGCCGACTCATGGGGCTTGCTGAACCTACCGCCGAAGAAAAAGAGCAATGCACACAGGTCCGTGCGGAATGCGAAAAACAATATTACGCAGCCAAACTTGCAGACATGTTCATCAAACAGGAACCGCAGATTAAAATGCCCCGCCCTGCGGCAATACTGCAATCGCTTACCTGTGAAAATTGCGGGGAGATACACATGGAATCGCGCTCCCGGAGATTTGCAGGACGTACCTTGTGTTTGACCTGTTTCGAAAAGGTTGAACAGAAAATGTAATAAAAACCGGGCTTCCGTCATAACGACAGAAGCCCGGTTTCTTTCTAAGCTGTAATCCTAACGATTAAGCTGGAGTCTTAACCTTGTAGAACATGGTATAAAGCACCGGAACGACAAGCAGGGTCAGCACAGTGGCAAAGGCCAGACCGGCCATAATGGTTACTGCCATGGCTGAGAAGAAAGCATCAGTCACCAGCGGAAGCATACCGAGAATGGTGGTCCCGGCAGCCATGGCAACCGGGCGGATACGACTGAGAGCTGAATCCACAACCGCGCGATACGGTTCCTTGCCTTCTGCAAGTTCAATATTGATCTGATCCAGCAGCACAATAGCATTCTTGATCAACATCCCTGAAAGGGAAAGAAATCCCAGCAGAGCCATAAACCCGAAAGGTTCCCCGGTCGTGAGCAGACCGCAACTGACCCCGATGATGGACAGGGGCACGGTCAGCCAGATAATGGCCGGGATTCGCAGGTTGTTGAAAAGCATTACAGTTGCAAGGATCATAATCAGAAACGGCCCGCCAAGGCTGGCTGCAAGGCTGGTCTGAGCATCCCTTGAATCCTCATACTCACCGCCCCACTCCATGGTATACCCGGCAGGAATTTTCATGTTCTCTATTTGAGGTCGCAATTCATTAAAAAGAACCGAAGGCAATCCCACAATGGGTTCGCAGGATGCAGTTATAGTCAGCATGCGGTTACGGGTCTGCAACTTGCCTGATTCAATTTTGGTTTCAAACCCTGAAACAACCTCTTCCACCGGGATCATACGTCCGGCAACCGGACTGAAGATCTGCACGTCCCCGATCTGGTTCACGTCCAATCGTTCCTTAGCGGGAGGACGGGCCACGATGGGCAGGAGCTTGTCTCCTTCACGGTAGACCCCGATGTTGGTTCCGGTAAAAAACATGTTCATAGCCTTGGCAAGATCCGGGCGAGAAATCCCCGCTCTCTTTGCCTGCGCTTCCATGATAACCGGGCTGAGAACTTTCACATCCTGCCGCCAGTCATCGCGGATGGACTCAGCATGTCCGGTACTAAGCATTATGCCTTGTGCTTCACGGGAAAGGCGGCGCAGCTCTTTGGTATCTGGCCCGCTGAAACGGACTTCAATGGAAGCCGCACGTCCGGGACCAAGCTTGAATTTTTTAACCTTAGCTTCCGCATCAGGATAATTAGCGTTCACATATTTTTTATAGCGAGACATGACCTCACCGGTAGTCTCGTAATCCTTCACTTCAACCAGCAGCAAGCCGTAGGATGATGCGGTCTTTTCCGGAGAATAGGTAAGGATAAAACGAGGAGCCCCCTGCCCGGTAAAAGTAGACACATTCTTGACCTGCTCATCTTTTAGAATCACTCCGGCAAGTTCATTCACATCATCAGCCGTAGCTCGGATGTCGGCTCCTTGTGGAAGCCAGTAGTGAATATAAAAACGGGGCTGAGTAGAATCCGGGAAAAAACTCTGCTTTACAAATCCGAACCCGTAAATCGACCCAGCCAACATAATCACCAGAGTTGTCATGGTTAGAACCCTATGACGCAAACAGAATTCAAGAATACCACGATAGAGACGGAAAATGATTCCCCCGTAAGGATCTCCCTCTTCGCTGATCTTGGGGCGCAGGAACATCTCGCAAAGCAGCGGAGTCACGGTCACAGCGGTAATCCAACTCATCATCAACGAGATGAACAGGACAATGAACAGGGAACGACAAAATTCACCAACCTTATCCGGGCTGAAACCAATTCCGGCAAAAGCCATAATGGCGATGATGGTACCGCCCAGAAGCGGCCATTTGCTCTGCTCCACAACATCCACAGCAGCCTGAATACGATCCATACCCTTTTGGTAACGGATCAGGATACCCTCAATGACCACAATAGCGTTATCAACCAACATACCCAGCGCGATAATCAACGCTCCAAGGGAAATACGCTCCAGCGCGACCCCGGCCATCTGAATAAATATGAATGATCCGCAAATAGTAATCAGCAGAATGGCCCCGATCAGCAACCCGGACTGTATACCCATGAAAAGCAGCAGCACGATGATGACGATAGCCACTGCCTCGGCAAGGTTGATAACAAAGGAATTAACCGCATTATCCACCCTGCTGGGCTGGAAATAGACCTCTTCTACATTAACACCTACCGGGGTCTGGCCCTGCAACTGCTGTAGCTTGGCATTGATTGCATGGCCCAATTCAACCACGTTGGCAGCAGGATTCCCGGCAATACCGATGGCTACGGCATTGTGTCCGTTAAAGCTCATTATCTGGGATGGAGGACTCTGGTAGCCACGATGGATTTCCGCCACATCGCGCAGCGGAACCAGCCTGCCGGAACCGTCACGGATGAACAGATCACCTAGATCTTCAACTGATTCCACCCCGCCGGAAGGCGCGATCTCGAGATACTCCCTGCCAACCTTCACGTTACCGGATTTAACCACAAGGTTGCGGTTGGAAAGAGTCTTGTAGACAGAATCCAGGGAGACCCCAAGCTGGGCCATTCGGGCCCGTGAGATCTCCACAAAAACCGTCTCCTGCTGCTCCCCCCAGACAGAAATCTTTGCGACATTGTCCACCAGCAGAAGCTGCTTACGCAAAAAAGTCACATAATCCTGCAAATCCTGCTGAGAATAACCGTCCCCGGTTACCGAGAGCAGCATGCCGTAAACATCGCTGAAATCATCGATAACAAGGGAAGGCCCTGCCCCTGGGGGGAGGGAGGACTGGGCATCACCTACCTTACGGCGAAGTTCGTCCCAGACCTGGGGCAGGGTTTCCTTATCGTATTGGTCCTGCACTTCCACGGTGACAATGGATTGTCCCCTATCTGAAATGGAGGTTACCTTCTTGAGTTGTTTAAGTTGCTGGGCAGCCCCTTCAATCACGTCCGTGACTTCATCTGCCACTTCCGAAGGATTTGCACCGGGATAGTTGGTAACAACCAGTGCTTCCTTGATCGTAAATTCCGGGTCTTCAAGACGGGGCATGTCCAGAAACGCTTTTATACCGCCGAGGAAGAAAACAATTGTCAGGACTATTGAAACGGTCTTCTTCTCAATAGTCAGCCTTGCAAGACTCATCCGCGGCCCCCGATTCTACCTTTGAGAATTTTAACTTCCTGCCCGTCACGCAGGTAATGCGCCCCGGAAACAACGACCTGTTCACCGGGCTTGATACCCTCGTGAATTTCAAAATTGCTATTAACAATCCTGCCGACCTGAACATTGCGTTTTTTCACTGCACCCTTTTCATATACCCAGACAAATTTATCCTGATCCGGGTACCCAACTACAGCCGAAATAGGCACGGAAACAACTTTCACAGCTTTATTTTCCGGCATGCTGGCTACAACTTCAGCAGTCATACCCGGATGAATGGACAGCCCCTGTGGATTCTCCATCTTCAGGGTCACTTCATAGGTCTGGGTCTCGGCGTTGGCCTTAGTCTGAAACTCCTTAAGCTCCAGCTTGAAATCACGACCGGGATAGGTCTCAAACTTTGCAAGAGCCTTGAAGTCATGGCTGTCTTTTGTGATGAATCCGCGAACCCAGATGCTTTCCGGCACATCTACAACCACATCTAGGGCTGAGGTGTCCTCGAGTTGGACAATGGATTCCTTGGCTTGAACAAATTCATGGTTATCCACGGACTTAAGAGCAATGGTCCCACTAAAAGGAGCCACCAGACGGGTGTATTGAAAATTCAGCTTGGCCCGGCGCAGTTCCTGAATCAATGAGTTAACCGAAGCACGGCTGCTTTCAAAAGTACTCTGAGCCGAATCAAAGGAAGACTGGGCTACTGTGTCGGAAGCAAGCAGTTTTCCATTACGCTCAAAGTTAAGTTTGGCTTCCTTCATAACCGAACGGGCACCAATCAGCTTGGCTTCAAGATCGGCCACTGCGGCCTGAAAATCACGCTGATCCAACACAGCAATGAGTTGACCTTTTTTTACATAATCCCCTTCTTTCACCACAAAACGCTCAATCTGCCCGGGAACGCGAAAAGCCAGTGTTGCTTCACGGGTAGCCTTGACCTTACCGGGAAATTTTCGCAATTCCGGCGCATTTTGATCTGAAATTTCCATAACCCTGACCGGACGTACAGGCTGTTCAACATGAACCTCCTCCTTACATCCCGGTAAAATCATCATAGCCAATATCAAAAATAACAATTTGTTACGCATGGTTCTCCCCTCTTGCTTTTGGTTTGTACCTACTAATCAATCAGTTGATTAATCGCTGGGTAAAAAAAATTATTTCCAGAGTGAAGGGCTGCCTGCCTTTAAAAGAATCGTCACAGTCTTCCGGTAAGCTTCAACCTTTTGATCATCATCTATGTAGTGTCCACCGCCAAGCAGGTAGTCGGAAAAAATAGTACCCAAGACCGCAGTAAAGCAAATATCTTTCACTTCCTCGGGATGCTCGGCTTTGGCTCCGGTTTTGCCTAGAAATTCCGTAAAATACTCCCACCCTGTTTTGTAAAGAGTGTCCCGCAGATCCTGCAACTCTTCACTGTCGTGATTAAGCTCGCGTAGCCCAACAAGATACACATCCCGGTTCTGGCGGGCATCATTAAGAAAAGCAGCCACATTCAGTTCAACCAGCTCTCCGTGGTCTTTAGCTTCGGACATGGAATTCCTGATAACAGTAACCATCCGTTCACTGAAACAGGTAAAAATCTCACGCAACAATCCGGTCTTACCACCGAAGTAATAAGAGATCATGGCACTGTTCACATCAGCTTCGCGGGCAATATCCCTGATTCCAACTGAATTGTAAGAACGCTCAGCAAAGAGCTTGGCCCCGGCATGGAAAATCTTTTCGCGTTTTGTCATGAGACCCAATTAATCATCCGATTAACAAATGTCAATCAGTTGATTAATTTTTCTTAAATGAAATATCCTACCAGAGATCCTTGGTGTCCAATGCCTCAGGTTCCAGATCATTGGGATTTAACTCCTTAAGAACCTTGGGCGCATCAGATTTTTTGCTGATATTGATGACTTCCACCCGGCGATTCCGGGCTCTGCCTTGTGCGCTGTCATTGGAAACAATGGGCTGGTCCTCTCCTGCTCCTTCAACTTCAATACGGGCGGGATCAACATTAAAATGGACCGCAAGGTAATTCTTTACTGCTTCTGCTCTCTTGAGACTCAAAGAACGGTTATATTCGCTCTTCCCGGCGGAATCCGTATGCCCTACCAGCTTAACCTGCATGGACGATCCCGGACCGGATGTAAGGGCTGTACCGAGGGAATCCACCACCGGATAAGCCTTCTTGCTGATCTTGGCTGAGTTGACCTTGAATTCAATTTTCAGAAACGCCCGACCGCCCGGATCGGTTATCATACGCAGAATGTCATCTGAATCCGCAGCAAAGCCGTCCTGTCCGGCATAGGCAAAAGGAACGCAACTAAAAATTAATATGAACAGGAAAATTAGTTTTTTCATGGAGACCTCCAAACAAAGTTTAAGGGATAGTACTAAAATACCCTGTCCACAGCTTTGGGGCAAGGGTTTCAGTCCACAGGAGACCGCTGTAAAAATATGTAGACTCAGGCTGTTTTAATATCCGGGTTTGGAACGGCTCTTCTTTAAATCAGAACGCTTCTTCTTACCATCCATCCTTTTACGCTTTGCAGAATATGGAACTTTGGTTTTCTTTCTTTTGCGCACCGGCTTCAAAACATCAGCAATAAGTTTGGCAAAACGGGAAACAGCCTCTTCCTTGTTGCGGAACTGACTGCGATGTTCTTCGCAGGAAACATGCAACTCACCTCTGGAATTAATGCGCCCGGACAGCCGGGTTTTGATTAAATACTTCTGGCGGTCACTCAGGCTGGAAGAATCCTGCACATTAAACACAAGAGTCACCTTGGATGAAGTCTTGTTAACATGCTGTCCGCCGGGACCGGAACTGCGACTGGCGAAAAAACTAATTTCACTGTCAGGTATGGACAATGCGGGAGTGATACTTATCATAGCTTACGGCTGGATATTCTGTCTTTTGTATGCGTATGTGGCGTACGCAGTCTTTAAGTACGATGCTTCGGGTCTTGCATCGTTCTTACTTTTTTTCAAGGAGAATCTATTATGAAAATCGCACTTCCCTCCAGAGATGGAATGGTCGACGGTCACTTTGGTCATTGTGAAGCTTTCACCATTTTCACTCTTGATGAGTCCAAAAATATCATCGAAGAAGAAAAAATCACACCTCCTCCGGGGTGCGGATGCAAATCCAGCATCGTGCCCACCCTCGCTGAAATGGGCGTAAAAGTCCTGTTGGCAGGCAACATGGGTCAGGGAGCAGTGAATCTCTTGCAGAACAACGGCATTCAGGTTATCCGCGGTTGTGGCGGCGAACTCAAAGATGCAGTTGCCCAATGGGCAGCAGGAAACATCACCGACTCCGCAACTGTCTGCGACGACCACGGTTCCTGCGGCAACCACTAGAATTAAAATTTAGTCCAAAGCCCGCAAATAAATATTTGGAGATAGAAACATGAATGAATGTCCCTGCGGTTCCGGCAATGCCTATGAAAGCTGCTGCGAACCTTACATCACAGGAAAAGAGCCTGCACCCACTGCTGAAGCACTCATGCGTTCCCGCTACAGTGCATTCGCTGTAAAAAATGTCGACTACCTCGGTGATACCCTCGCCCCGGAAAGCAAGCATGATTACGACGAAAATCAGGTTAAAAACTGGGCGGAAACATCCACATGGCTCGGCCTTGAAATTGTTTCTACCTCCAAGGGTCTTGTTGACGACGAAACCGGCGAAGTGGAATTCATCGCCAAATTCAGGCAGCAGGGAGCGATCCACACCCATCATGAAGCCAGCCGCTTCGAAAAAAGGGACGGCCACTGGCTCTACCTTGAAGGTGATATCGTACCTCCCATGCCGATCAAAAAAGATAAGAAAGTAGGACGCAACGAGCCCTGTCCCTGCGGCAGCGGCAAGAAATACAAGAAGTGCTGCGGTTAAGCGCAAACTTCTGCAAGTCTGAATATGATAAAACCCCCGTTCCTTGGAACGGGGGTTTTATTTTCTCAAACAAATTTCTCTTAAGACTTATGAAGTCAGCCCGTGAACGGAATCGCGGACCCAGAAGAGTAGATTGAAATTCTCGGCAAGGCCTTCCTTGATCTTGTTCAGGGTGGCTTTGTCCATGTCGTGGATGCGGATAAATACATGGCGCATGTTTTCCTGCTCCGGCTCATAGGAGGTCAAAATGGACATGACCCGTCCGCCGTTATCCTTGAGGTAATCCAGCACGCCATTGAGCGATCCCGGCTCATTGGAAAGAGCCAGACCGACCTGCACACCACCGTCAAGAACACCTGTGATGTTGATCAGAACCTTGAAAACATCGGTATTGGTGATGATGCCCACGCACTTATTCTCAGCATCTACAATCGGGAGTCCGCCGATTTTGTTCTCTTCCATGACAACTGCGGCTTTTTCCACAGTATCTTCAACGGATACGGTAATCACCTTGCGGGACATGATATCCTTAACCTTGATTTCCGAGAGCAGATAATAAAGCTCATGCATATCAAGGGTGGTAGCCTTTGAGGGGGAAGCTTCCTTGATGTCCCTGTCTGAAACTATGCCGACCAGAACGCCTTCGTCATCAACGATGGGCAATCTACTGATGTCGTTATCCTTAAGCAGCTTTGCTGCTTTCATCATGGAACGGTCATGGGTAAGGGTGACAATGTCTTTGGACATCCAGTTCTTAACCAGCATAGGGAACCTCCTTAGGGGCCGTGGGCCTGTGATGTTTCTATAAGATGATCAGTTGAACAATGCAGTTCAATTCCGCTTGATACTAAAATTCTCCATTTTCCTACTTATATGATTATATAAACAAAGCTCTGCGGTCAATGATCATAAACTTAAAATGCAGAGACTATACATTTTTGCAGCAGAATTAAATTCATGCATCCCCTCACCGGGGGAAAGAGGATCAAGCTTTACGAAAAAACAGTCCCGGTGCGATTTCAGGATTATCAGAATGCAGAATAGCCTGCGTACCGGAATGAACAACATCCTTGGGTTCACCGTTGGTTGCCTCAAAGGAATAACTGCCGGCCTTCACAAGAGCCCTCTGAAGGCCGGGAACGAGAATCTGCACGTCGCAATCATTTTCCCAGCGGGCTTTTACTGAAAGCAGCCAGCTTCCATCTTCGCGTTGTTCCAAAACTCGGGCAACAACGGGTTTGCGCTCTTCCTTGGTCGGAGGCAGTGCAATGGTACTGGGGCCGGATTTTTTGAAAAATGCGGTAGTCAACGGACGGGTGGCGGCATTGGTCAGCTCAGTCATGGTATTTGCGGGCAATGGTCCGCCTTCTTTGGCTTTGTCGATGACTGTGCGGTAAACATCTACCACCTGTGCCAGATAAGAAGAACTCTTGGTGCGCCCCTCAATTTTAAGGGAAGCAATACCCAGCTTGGCCAGCATGCGGACGTAATGCACAAGACAAAGATCCTCGGCTGCGAAAAATTCAGTATAACCGTCATGTTCCACCGCTTCCCAGACATCCTGACCGGGGCGGGTCTTTTCTTCAACGCGCAATCCGGTGGCCTTATACTCAAAACGGCAGGGATGGGTGCAGCGGCCCATATTTGCAGAGCGGTCATTGAGCCACGCACTCAGGAAACAACGTCCTGAAATTGCCATGCACATGGCTCCGTGTACGAACATCTCCAGCTCTATGCCCGGACATTTTTCAGCAATGTCGGACACATCGGATGCGGAAAGCTCACGGGCAAGGTTAACCCTTGAGGCCCCGAATTTCTGCCAGAATTTTGCAGCTTCACTGTTTCCGGTATTAGCCTGAGTGCTGATGTGCACCGGGATATCGGGCAGGATTTCAGCAGCAAGCATAAGCACACCGGGATCGGCAATGATCAGCCCGTCCGGGGGGCATTGGGCCAGCTTTTCAAGGTCAGCCCGGACCTTGGCGAGATCCTTTTCCTTGGGGTAGGCATTGACGCAAAAATAAGCCTGCACATTGTTATTGCGGCAGAGTTCAAAAGCGGCGGGAAGCTCTTCCCACTTGAATCCGGCCCCGGCGGAACGCAGGTTCAAATCCCCGGCACCGAGATATACGGCATCCGCACCGTAAGTGACGGCAGTTTCAAGTTTTTCCATATTCCCGGCCGGACAAAGCAGTTCCGGCATTTCGCCAAGAATAGGGCGGGCTATTTCAGGATTGTCGGTTTTATTTTCAGTAGATGTATTCATGGTCTGATTAAAAAAGTGTTAAATTTTGAGCCCTCTGGACTGCCTGAAGGCCTTGATCTCGTCAAGTACACTATGATGCACAAAGAGCTTTCCGGCCCCTTTGCCGAGCTGGATATCCGGTTTCACAGAGCCGTGAAAATCCGAACCTCCGCTGGGCAGCAGGTCATATTTACGGGCCAGCCCTTTAGCGATCCCGGTCATCTCAATAGTGTGGGAACTGTAATATACTTCGATTCCCTGCAAGCCCATTTCCTGCAAACGACCGACCTCACGGTCCAGCACATCTTCATCAGAGCTTAATAAAAACGGATGGGCCAGTATGGGAGTCGCATCCGTGGAGCGCAGCAGATCGAAGGCTTCTTCGGCTGACATGTTATTCTTGGGAAAATAAGCTTTTCCCTTTTTTCCAAGGTATTCAGTAAAAGCCTCATCAAAACTCTTCACATACCCTTTTTCGAGCATGATCCGGGCCATATGCGGCCTGCCGATGGTTCCGGCGGCCTGACCCTGCACCTCTTCCATAGAGATGTCAAAGCCGAGTTTCTGCAATTTTGTCACCACTGCCTCGTTACGCTCAACACGGCGTGCTCGAACCTGCTCGAAGACGCGTTTTAATCGCTCCGAATAGGGGTCCACCCAAAGGCCGACAACATGCAACACCCCGACCATGCTCTCCACGCTTAGTTCACATCCGGGGATAACTTCAATTCCCGCCTTCACTCCGGTCTCGAGGGCTTCCGGAAGCCCTGCCATGGTATCATGGTCAGTCAGGGCCATAGCGGTCAGCCCGGCTTCTTTCGCAGCCCTGACAAGTTCGGCGGGGCTGAAAGTTCCGTCCGAGGCAGTGGAATGGGTATGTAGGTCAATAGCAGACATAATGATCTCCAGTGATAATCCTTAACTCTATATAATCATCTTCAGCGCAGTGGGAAATGCGGACTTGAGGAATTTGTTTTCTATAGTTATAGGGTAGTGATCAAACAATGCGCAAGGAGTACCTTTATGTCTTTGAATAAAGAACTGGTGGATATACTTGTCTGTCCCAAGTGCAAAAACGAGCTGGAACTCCTGAACGGGGAAACAGGCCTTAAATGTGATGCCTGCAATGTTATCTACC is part of the Desulfovibrio sp. JC022 genome and harbors:
- a CDS encoding PHP domain-containing protein, with the protein product MSAIDLHTHSTASDGTFSPAELVRAAKEAGLTAMALTDHDTMAGLPEALETGVKAGIEVIPGCELSVESMVGVLHVVGLWVDPYSERLKRVFEQVRARRVERNEAVVTKLQKLGFDISMEEVQGQAAGTIGRPHMARIMLEKGYVKSFDEAFTEYLGKKGKAYFPKNNMSAEEAFDLLRSTDATPILAHPFLLSSDEDVLDREVGRLQEMGLQGIEVYYSSHTIEMTGIAKGLARKYDLLPSGGSDFHGSVKPDIQLGKGAGKLFVHHSVLDEIKAFRQSRGLKI
- a CDS encoding NifB/NifX family molybdenum-iron cluster-binding protein, which produces MKIALPSRDGMVDGHFGHCEAFTIFTLDESKNIIEEEKITPPPGCGCKSSIVPTLAEMGVKVLLAGNMGQGAVNLLQNNGIQVIRGCGGELKDAVAQWAAGNITDSATVCDDHGSCGNH
- a CDS encoding peptidase U32 family protein, which encodes MNTSTENKTDNPEIARPILGEMPELLCPAGNMEKLETAVTYGADAVYLGAGDLNLRSAGAGFKWEELPAAFELCRNNNVQAYFCVNAYPKEKDLAKVRADLEKLAQCPPDGLIIADPGVLMLAAEILPDIPVHISTQANTGNSEAAKFWQKFGASRVNLARELSASDVSDIAEKCPGIELEMFVHGAMCMAISGRCFLSAWLNDRSANMGRCTHPCRFEYKATGLRVEEKTRPGQDVWEAVEHDGYTEFFAAEDLCLVHYVRMLAKLGIASLKIEGRTKSSSYLAQVVDVYRTVIDKAKEGGPLPANTMTELTNAATRPLTTAFFKKSGPSTIALPPTKEERKPVVARVLEQREDGSWLLSVKARWENDCDVQILVPGLQRALVKAGSYSFEATNGEPKDVVHSGTQAILHSDNPEIAPGLFFRKA
- a CDS encoding Trm112 family protein; the encoded protein is MSLNKELVDILVCPKCKNELELLNGETGLKCDACNVIYPVKDEIPIMLVDEAVPADKWENK
- a CDS encoding OmpA family protein, producing the protein MKKLIFLFILIFSCVPFAYAGQDGFAADSDDILRMITDPGGRAFLKIEFKVNSAKISKKAYPVVDSLGTALTSGPGSSMQVKLVGHTDSAGKSEYNRSLSLKRAEAVKNYLAVHFNVDPARIEVEGAGEDQPIVSNDSAQGRARNRRVEVINISKKSDAPKVLKELNPNDLEPEALDTKDLW
- the arfB gene encoding alternative ribosome rescue aminoacyl-tRNA hydrolase ArfB, which produces MISITPALSIPDSEISFFASRSSGPGGQHVNKTSSKVTLVFNVQDSSSLSDRQKYLIKTRLSGRINSRGELHVSCEEHRSQFRNKEEAVSRFAKLIADVLKPVRKRKKTKVPYSAKRKRMDGKKKRSDLKKSRSKPGY
- a CDS encoding YchJ family protein; the protein is MNECPCGSGNAYESCCEPYITGKEPAPTAEALMRSRYSAFAVKNVDYLGDTLAPESKHDYDENQVKNWAETSTWLGLEIVSTSKGLVDDETGEVEFIAKFRQQGAIHTHHEASRFEKRDGHWLYLEGDIVPPMPIKKDKKVGRNEPCPCGSGKKYKKCCG
- a CDS encoding TetR/AcrR family transcriptional regulator, which codes for MTKREKIFHAGAKLFAERSYNSVGIRDIAREADVNSAMISYYFGGKTGLLREIFTCFSERMVTVIRNSMSEAKDHGELVELNVAAFLNDARQNRDVYLVGLRELNHDSEELQDLRDTLYKTGWEYFTEFLGKTGAKAEHPEEVKDICFTAVLGTIFSDYLLGGGHYIDDDQKVEAYRKTVTILLKAGSPSLWK
- a CDS encoding CBS and ACT domain-containing protein; its protein translation is MLVKNWMSKDIVTLTHDRSMMKAAKLLKDNDISRLPIVDDEGVLVGIVSDRDIKEASPSKATTLDMHELYYLLSEIKVKDIMSRKVITVSVEDTVEKAAVVMEENKIGGLPIVDAENKCVGIITNTDVFKVLINITGVLDGGVQVGLALSNEPGSLNGVLDYLKDNGGRVMSILTSYEPEQENMRHVFIRIHDMDKATLNKIKEGLAENFNLLFWVRDSVHGLTS